A genomic window from Cardiocondyla obscurior isolate alpha-2009 linkage group LG02, Cobs3.1, whole genome shotgun sequence includes:
- the Ikkepsilon gene encoding inhibitor of nuclear factor kappa-B kinase subunit epsilon, which yields MSFLRGSANYVWCTTSVLGKGATGAVFQGVNKNNGEPVAVKTFNQLSHMRPYDVQVREFEVLKKVKHENIVKLLAIEEEQDSRGKVIVMELCTGGSLFNILDDPENTYGLAESEFLIVLEHLSAGMKHLRDNNLVHRDLKPGNIMKFIADDGSTIYKLTDFGAARELQEDQQFVSLYGTEEYLHPDMYERAVLRKPVGKTFGATVDLWSIGVTLYHVATGNLPFRPFGGRRNKETMFFITTKKASGVISGLQTSENGPIEWSRELPQACQLSTGLKKIVTPLLAGLLEVDPQRIWSFERFFSEVTDTLCRKPVHIFNIHRASLIKVFLHPEEKLVALQIHIQDQTEIMPHAQILLLGEIPLTNLVEEFTPGKGYPNTSNDKPLMLFSRENNNVVLPTETELPKFPVFANLVSVENDASQAKIACSVGHVCKRRIDKLALCSKLSRDAINSFSGLLSTELTRVLGKCQHSKEFTKAVEDTVFAVERSETFAKHVFRKFGSQTAVEVKSWRKELDVKSKELTSELTPAIVQLHQRYVKEGSLRGEWDTSTRNLWCPWATKASQRAATLVDRLRDGWQHLLRDRATRSLTYNDEQFHVLERIKVTETGRRLKALLETECMPAMIQRSECVADWYKMAQTVFLQTQILDKDINTYETVLESFSYRLSQESKERNENLLHSLDRLPGKSKTIKKTSVPVQESTKKWRNICDTQEQIGMILCENSLVIDELDHLSMIEDKIIDGDIMKYDF from the exons ATGTCGTTTCTTCGCGGATCCGCGAACTACGTCTGGTGCACGACCAGCGTCCTCGGCAAAGGTGCGACCGGCGCGGTTTTCCAGGGCGTCAATAAGAACAATGGGGAACCAGTCGCGGTGAAAACGTTCAATCAGCTGAGCCACATGCGTCCCTACGACGTCCAGGTGCGGGAGTTTGAGGTTTTGAAGAAAGTCAAGCATGAGAACATCGTTAAATTGTTGGCGATCGAAGAGGAACAGGATAGCCGAGGTAAGGTGATCGTCATGGAGCTCTGCACCGGCGGTAGCCTGTTCAACATTTTGGACGACCCGGAGAATACGTATGGCCTCGCCGAGAGCGAGTTCCTCATCGTCCTGGAACATCTCTCAGCTGGCATGAAGCACCTGCGCGATAACAACTTGGTTCATCGAGATTTAAAGCCAG GTaatataatgaaatttatCGCCGACGACGGTAGCACGATATACAAGCTTACTGACTTTGGAGCTGCTCGCGAATTGCAAGAAGATCAGCAGTTCGTTTCGTTGTACGGCACTGAGGAGTACCTACATCCGGACATGTACGAGCGTGCTGTTTTGAGAAAGCCTGTCGGCAAGACTTTTGGCGCAACAGTTGATTTGTGGTCCATAGGTGTAACCCTTTACCACGTTGCGACAGGTAATCTACCATTCAGACCGTTTGGAGGACGAAGGAATAAGGAGACGATGTTTTTTATCACCACGAAGAAGGCGTCAGGAGTGATATCTGGGCTGCAGACTTCGGAAAACGGACCGATCGAGTGGAGCAGAGAACTGCCGCAGGCCTGTCAGCTGAGCACAGGCCTCAAGAAAATTGTAACGCCGTTGTTGGCTGGCTTGCTCGAAGTAGATCCACAAAGAATTTGGAGTTTCGAACGATTTTTCAGCGAAGTCACAGACACACTTTGCAGAAAACCcgttcatatatttaatattcacaGAGCGAgcttaattaaagttttcttGCATCCGGAAGAAAAGCTAGTTGCTCTGCAAATACACATTCAAGACCAGACAGAAATCATGCCTCACGCGCAAATTCTTCTTCTTGGGGAGATACCTCTTACGAATCTTGTCGAAGAATTTACGCCGGGCAAGGGCTATCCTAATACTAGCAATGACAAACCACTGATGCTGTTTTCGCGAGAGAACAATAACGTCGTGCTACCAACAGAAACCGAACTGCCGAAATTTCCCGTTTTTGCGAATCTCGTTTCAGTAGAAAATGATGCAAGCCAAGCGAAAATTGCGTGTTCCGTGGGTCACGTTTGCAAACGTAGAATCGATAAGCTGGCTTTGTGCAGTAAATTATCGCGAGACGCCATAAACTCGTTCAGTGGTCTTCTATCTACGGAACTTACTCGAGTGTTAGGAAAGTGTCAGCACTCAAAAGAGTTCACGAAAGCGGTGGAAGATACTGTATTCGCGGTAGAGAGGAGCGAGACCTTTGCTAAGCACGTGTTCCGCAAATTCGGTAGTCAAACTGCAGTGGAGGTCAAAAGCTGGCGAAAAGAATTAGATGTGAAGAGTAAGGAGCTTACGAGCGAATTAACTCCAGCAATAGTACAACTTCATCAAag ATATGTGAAAGAGGGTAGCTTACGCGGAGAATGGGATACCAGTACTCGCAATTTGTGGTGCCCGTGGGCCACGAAAGCGAGTCAAAGGGCAGCGACATTGGTCGATCGCTTGAGAGATGGATGGCAACATTTACTGAGGGACAGGGCTACTCGTAGTCTCACTTACAATGACGAACAATTTCACGTTCTTGAACGCATAaag GTGACAGAAACCGGACGTCGATTAAAGGCGCTTCTCGAAACAGAATGTATGCCAGCAATGATACAACGATCGGAATGTGTCGCCGATTGGTATAAAATGGCACAAACTGTGTTCTTACAGACTCAGATCTTAGACAAAGACATTAATACTTACGAAACTGTGTTGGAATCGTTCTCCTATCGTTTGTCGCAGGAGAGCAAGGAGCGCAATGAAAATCTTTTACACTCATTAGACAGGCTTCCCGGCAAATcgaaaacgattaaaaaaacgaGCGTGCCAGTTCAGGAGAGCACGAAGAAATGGCGAAATATCTGCGATACTCAAGAACAAATCGGTATGATACTTTGTGAAAATAGTTTGGTTATAGACGAACTTGATCATTTAAGCATGATTGAGGACAAAATTATCGATGGAGACATAATGAAGTATGATTTTTAA
- the LOC139112024 gene encoding protein VAC14 homolog — translation MMSERDYAPLSAACVRSLNDKMYEKRKPAAVEIEKMVKEFAAHNNTVQIKRLLKVLGQDFANSQNPHTRKGGLIGLAAIAVGLGKDTGQYIEDLIHPILACFCDADLRVRYYACESLYNVVKVARGAVLPQFTDIFAALSNLACDSEQNIKNATELLDRLMKDIVTESGLFDLVGFMPLLRERIYTKNQFGRQFVISWVSVLDAVPNMDFIIFLPEILDGLFRILEDQTPEIKRVTDTVLGEFLRSIKANPARVDFPAMINILITHAQSSDDLLQLTAITWIKEFVNLSGPLMLPYMSGILVAVLPCLAYDGDTRKSIKETATQVNANLMKLIIVKSTEATNKDQENKMHSTMEKDGVSQDHSLAENLDLASVVEVLTRHLSYLSVQTKVAVLKWIHHLFINIPQQMFNHIEDLFPILMKSLSDTSDEVVQRTLVVMAEIISSKSPEAVATDPNAKMQNKYFTKFIVNLLRLFSTDRHLLEERGAFIIRELCLLLSAEDIYKTLANILLKEQNLSFACTMIQTLNVILLTSSELFDLRNKLKHLDSPDSCALFECLYVSWCHNPVATVALCLLSQHYRHACNIIRSFENIEVTVEFLTEIDKLVQLIESPIFTYLRLQLLEWEKNDALIYALYGLLMILPQSDAYATLQRRLAAIPPATKPIPKADYSQEKTDANCQFDFDKLLQHFHAVQEHHKEQKRKQRLNSLVERNTSHVDI, via the exons ATGATGTCCGAGAGAGATTACGCGCCCTTAAGCGCGGCGTGCGTACGATCCCTCAATGATAAGATGTACGAAAAACGAAAGCCAGCTGCTGTGGAGATAGAAAA AATGGTGAAGGAGTTTGCGGCTCACAACAACACTGTGCAGATCAAGAGGCTGCTGAAAGTCCTCGGGCAAGACTTTGCGAACTCGCAGAACCCACATACGCGCAAGGGCGGCTTAATAGGTCTTGCTGCAATTGCAGTCGGTCTTGGAAAGGACACTGGTCAGTATATAGAAGATTTGATTCATCCAATTCTGGCATGTTTCTGTGACGCTGATCTCAGGGTCAGATACTACGCCTGCGAGAGTCTGTACAATGTAGTCAAAGTAGCGAGAGGTGCCGTGTTACCGCAGTTTACAGACATCTTTGCAGCCCTCAGCAACCTGGCATGTGACTCTGAGCAGAATATAAAGAACGCTACCGAGCTACTCGACAGATTGATGAAG GATATTGTGACGGAAAGTGGCCTCTTTGATTTAGTCGGTTTTATGCCTCTGCTGCGCGAGCGTATTTACACGAAAAACCAATTCGGCAGGCAGTTTGTAATATCATGGGTATCCGTGCTGGACGCGGTCCCTAACAtggattttataatatttctgccAGAAATATTAGATGgattatttagaatattagAGGACCAAACGCCGGAGATCAAGAGGGTCACGGATACAGTTCTCGGTGAATTTTTACGTAGTATAAAAGCCAATCCCGCGAGAGTAGATTTTCCGGCCAtgataaatatattgattACACACGCTCAGAGCAGCGACGATTTGCTTCAATTGACCGCTATTACGTGGATCAAGGAATTTGTAAATCTTTCCGGACCTCTTATGCTCCCGTATATGTCCGGGATTCTCGTGGCCGTTTTGCCATGCTTGGCCTACGACGGTGATACGCGTAAAAGTATTAAAGAAACGGCAACGCAAGTGAACGccaatttaatgaaattaataattgtcaaAAGTACAGAGGCCACAAACAAGGATCAGGAAAACAAGATGCATTCTACAATGGAAAAAGATG gtgtATCACAAGATCATTCCCTGGCTGAGAATTTAGATCTCGCAAGTGTAGTAGAGGTACTTACAAGACATTTATCATACTTGTCGGTTCAAACTAAAGTCGCCGTTTTAAAATGGATACATcacttatttattaacattccGCAACAAATGTTTAATCACATTGAGGATTTATTTCCAATATTAATGAAATCCTTAAGCGATACTTCCGATGAAGTGGTGCAACGGACTTTAGTGGTAATGGCTGAGATTATCAGCTCGAAATCACCGGAAGCGGTAGCAACCGATCCCAACGCAAAAATGCAGAACAAGTATTTCACGAAATTtatagtaaatttattaaggcTTTTCTCGACCGATAGACATCTGCTGGAAGAACGAGGCGCTTTCATTATAAGAGAGTTGTGCTTGCTTTTGAGCGCAGAGGATATATACAAAACTCTAGCGAACATACTGCTAAAAGAGCAAAATTTAAGCTTTGCTTGTACAATGATACAAACTCTTAACGTTATCTTGTTAACCAGTTCAGAGTTATTTGACTTGCGCAACAAGCTCAAGCATTTGGATTCTCCA GATAGTTGCGCGTTATTTGAATGCCTGTATGTATCCTGGTGTCACAATCCGGTCGCGACGGTGGCTCTTTGTCTTTTATCGCAGCATTACCGACACGCGTGCAACATTATTCGATCTTT CGAAAACATAGAGGTCACAGTGGAGTTTTTAACAGAGATCGATAAGCTGGTACAGTTGATAGAATCACCAATATTTACTT ATTTGAGACTGCAGCTCTTGGAATGGGAAAAGAATGATGCTTTAATATATGCGTTATACGGCTTACTGATGATCCTGCCACAGAGCGATGCCTATGCCACTTTGCAACGTCGTTTAGCGGCGATACCTCCAGCCACGAAGCCGATACCTAAAGCTGATTACTCGCAGGAAAAAACAGATGCTAATTGCCAATTTgatttcgataaattattacagcATTTCCATGCAGTGCAAGAACACCATAAGGAACAAAAGCGTAAACAAAGGTTAAATTCTTTAGTCGAGAGAAATACTAGTCATGTAGATATATAA
- the Noc3 gene encoding nucleolar complex protein 3, which yields MGKLKKNQKISKVKRNNQIKTKLSKQGKLKTRRHKPPKKQPQKSVAQHPKVTEEEEESDHGSDFIDMMEEDDLNFLNKAIYNKSYNLLKQIRLNESDNGLRDRKRKKIDNNQSVEEAYESNVAKNIEESEGKSVRIMLPIKTKNGYIEKHFIKENNELSSEDESKDANDGDQEINEEKNEELNSDTEMDAQNYSEVTDKPVSTIELLACREEILKAKRFKIGILSSGILENPELKSGNFKILLDMMNDRTLEFHVTIRKLVMVSLLEVFKDLLPSYSILQISQDGVKFKKDTLALQNYEASLLRSYKTYLTKLEGITKILKRKTKDTRSVNEREIQLGETALSCMCELLVSHPYFNFSVNIATYIIPLLDNKRSSVREKVAQCISQIFKEDKRGELCLTIVRKLNQYIKTRKHSVRPEVIAVLLALRIKDVNLDKEKEEETKQKKLMSHKQRILALSRRERKKNKKLEQVEKEMLETKAEENKQAKHKTLTEITSTVFTIYFRILKQAPNSKVLSVCLEGLAKFAHCINITFYQDLVHVIDKLIEEGNLGLREQLHCVQCIFTILSGQATALNIDPYRFYVHLYKNMLKVHCGRTHSETEIVLQTLLQILIHQRKKITQTRMVAFVKRMSTLALQSQHNATLESLGIIKQVIQLGKAAHVLLDTDCTGDGHYQVEIEEPDYCNAHCTALYELVALQRHYHSVVRQLAKNIAYTTPTSGEGSLTTEIAKLSPEELYKEYDPSGVVFKPAVPIPKKTSVKKAPANYSMSSKLEEYVNTVDVENLFADGHVDFYEACKNT from the exons ATGGGG aaattaaaaaagaatcagAAAATCAGTAAAGTTAAGAGGAACAATCAGATAAAGACGAAGCTCTCAAAACAAGGGAAGCTTAAAACTCGGCGGCATAAACCGCCAAAGAAGCAGCCTCAGAAATCAGTAGCACAACATCCGAAAGTaacagaagaggaagaagagagcgATCATGGGAGCGATTTTATTGATATGATGGAAGAGGATGATTTAAACTTCCTAAATAAAGCTATATACAACAAATCCTACAATTTGTTGAAACAGATTCGATTGAATGA atcaGATAATGGCTTgagagatagaaaaagaaaaaaaatcgacaatAATCAATCGGTAGAAGAAGCATACGAGAGTAATGttgcaaaaaatatagaaGAATCAGAAGGGAAATCAGTCCGTATAATGCTTccgataaaaacaaaaaatggtTATATAGAGAAACactttattaaagaaaacaaCGAACTTTCAAGCGAAGATGAGAGCAAAGATGCAAATGATGGGGATCaagaaataaatgaagaaaaaaatgaagagtTAAACAGTGATACCGAAATGGATGCGCAA aattactCGGAAGTGACTGATAAACCAGTATCCACCATTGAGCTTTTGGCATGTCGCGAGGAAATATTGAAAGCCAAGCGTTTCAAAATAGGCATACTTTCGAGCGGAATACTAGAAAATCCAGAACTCAAATCTGGAAATTTCAAGATATTGTTAGATATGATGAATGATAGAACTTTAGAGTTTCATGTAACAATTAGAAAACTAGTTATGGTGTCCCTTTTAGAAGTCTTTAAAGATCTACTACCGTCATATAGTATTCTGCAAATTTCTCAAGACGGAGTGAAgt TTAAAAAAGATACTCTAGCGCTGCAGAATTATGAAGCTTCCTTGTTAAGGAGTTACAAAACTTATTTAACTAAGCTCGAAGgcataacaaaaattttgaaaagaaagaCAAAGGATACACGATCGGTAAACGAGCGAGAAATACAATTGGGCGAAACTGCTCTATCGTGCATGTGCGAACTTCTTGTCTCTCACCCGTATTTCAATTTCTCCGTTAATATAGCTACTTACATCATTCCCTTATTGGACAATAAGCGGAGTAGTGTGAGAGAAAAAGTAGCGCAGTGTATTTCTCAAATATTCAAAGAAGACAAACGTGGTGAGCTGTGTCTTACA ATAgttcgaaaattaaatcaatatatCAAGACAAGGAAACATTCTGTACGTCCTGAAGTTATAGCAGTGTTACTGGCCCTTCGTATCAAAGACGTCAATTTGGATAAAGAAAAGGAGGAGGAAACAAAGCAGAAAAAACTTATGTCTCATAAGCAAAGAATACTCGCGTTAAGCAGAcgggagaggaagaaaaataagaaactaGAGCAAGTGGAGAAAGAAATGCTTGAAACGAAAGCAGAAGAAAATAAGCAGGCGAAACATAAAACTCTCACGGAAATAACGAGTACAGTATTTACCATATATTTCAGAATTCTGAAACAAGCTCCCAATAGCAAAGTGTTATCTGTATGCCTGGAAGGATTAGCCAA ATTTGCACACTGTAtcaatataactttttatcaAGATTTAGTACATGTCatagataaattaatcgagGAAGGAAATTTGGGATTAAGGGAACAATTACACTGTGTCCAATGTATATTTACGATATTATCTGGACAAGCTACAGCGTTGAATATTGATCCGTACAG ATTTTATGTGcatttgtacaaaaatatgtTGAAAGTCCACTGCGGGAGGACGCACTCGGAAACGGAGATTGTGCTGCAAACATTACTGCAGATTCTCATTCATCAACGAAAGAAAATCACGCAAACGCGTATGGTGGCCTTTGTAAAGAGAATGAGTACTCTGGCCTTACAATCGCAGCACAACGCGACTCTAGAAAGTCTTGGTATTATAAAACAGGTGATACAGCTTGGAAAAGCGGCTCACGTTTTATTAGATACCGACTGCACTGGCGACGGTCATTATCAGGTCGAAATTGAGGAGCCCGATTATTGCAACGCCCATTGTACTGCATTGTACGAGCTTGTTGCTTTACAA cGTCACTATCATAGTGTAGTGCGGCAACTCGCGAAAAATATAGCGTACACTACACCGACGAGCGGTGAGGGCAGTTTGACTACCGAAATCGCGAAGCT GTCGCCTGAGGAGCTCTACAAAGAATATGATCCTTCAGGCGTAGTGTTCAAGCCTGCTGTACCTATTCCGAAGAAAACTAGCGTTAAAAAAGCACCGGCAAATTATAGCATGAGTTCTAAACTCGAAGAGTACGTTAACACTGTCGATgtcgaaaatttatttgcggACGGGCACGTTGACTTTTATGAAgcttgtaaaaatacttag